In Halichondria panicea chromosome 17, odHalPani1.1, whole genome shotgun sequence, a single window of DNA contains:
- the LOC135351377 gene encoding integrator complex subunit 15-like, giving the protein MRFHPTEAAALVKTLYHDFCVLLPDAYGPLLQLPTTSPHFAQQLALSFTSLHSFYSVTKTTMDLSQPNPPIRILQIVYHWLSMYPNLLSPPPLLNKEISELPLVHSNSINFDSEFPKPVLQCLLPGLMQWCVLAPLCPNYPTIAKKTKSRSNYSKDSRDEPMDTSSSKSLDDKDMQMILTSLHADLLSSILSLSKPVTCQMSGKEMAMLIANLLGYYSHRKQRGEEEMAEKMEECVERLAQLLQISLSSGLLNLRPDDVSGLASTLPKNRLLQLVIARVQQQI; this is encoded by the exons ATGAGG TTTCATCCCACTGAGGCTGCTGCTCTTGTGAAAACTCTCTACCATGATTTCTGCGTACTCCTCCCAGATGCATATGGTCCATTACTGCAACTGCCCACCACCTCTCCGCACTTTGCCCAGCAGCTGGCCCTCTCATTCACATCCTTGCATTCCTTCTACAGTG tcaCTAAAACAACCATGGATTTGTCACAGCCTAATCCACCAATCAGAATTCTTCAAATTGTTTACCATTGGCTATCAATGTATCCAAACTTACTCTCTCCGCCTCCTCTTCTCAACAAGGAGATTTCCGAACTTCCACTAGTACATTCCAATTCCATCAATTTTGATTCCGAATTCCCAAAGCCTGTACTACAATGTTTGCTACCTGGACTAATGCAGTGGTGTGTTTTGGCACCTCTTTGTCCAAACTATCCGACTATCGCTAAGAAGACCAAATCTAGATCCAATTACAGCAAAGACTCAAGAGATGAACCTATGGATACCTCAAGTTCAAAGTCATTGGACGATAAAGACATGCAAATGATATTGACGTCATTACATGCTGATCTACTTTCAAGTATTCTCTCACTCTCAAAGCCGGTAACTTGCCAGATGTCAGGAAAGGAAATGGCCATGCTGATTGCTAACCTGCTTGGGTATTACAGTCACAGGAAGCAACGTGGTGAGGAAGAGATGGCAGAGAAGATGGAAGAGTGTGTGGAGAGGCTGGCACAGCTGCTGCAGATATCTCTATCCTCTGGGCTGCTCAACCTGAGACCAg ATGACGTTTCCGGGTTAGCTTCTACTCTCCCCAAGAATAGACTGTTACAGCTTGTCATAGCACGTGTTCAACAGCAGATTTAG